In the Micromonospora narathiwatensis genome, one interval contains:
- a CDS encoding DUF6114 domain-containing protein — protein MTTADAQHARPGGPTRAWRSFRRWRRSRPFWGGLFTLLAGAEIFGSTQATLAGLTLKMGPTGFLAWLIPTILVLCGLLLWLTPQQRIFYSVIAAVTAVYSLIGVNLGGFFIGMLLGIVGSALGFAWVPGRSAVTAEEPEPAVDDGPRQGDEAEPELALVDELMPRQREEETTGVLTDTLPEPRNPLREAAPTEPADSTQDLPPVGPDPAHRAARHRDPRSYAILLVLAMSMAGLFALRGEERALAAPATCPTPGSAAPSPATPSPAVSASPSPTPAETGSDGNVLTGDSGEAGTPPSPEPKGSTAPAAIVAVEPTATETGATPTASTTPSSAAPEPSGSSPAKPTAPGNPDADPCASPAPTKPKPVEPGQPLPRLAAEPNQPRVAAKPAKLTGSKVTMTGLRFEGIVELPAGDGTLTCLKFTMAKGVTDDFVLRADGPAGRTQRYVTDQLTVEGDVAFYTTRFVARLAGIKVTLTPDLPFPDGIPITSPVPVTFTDPVIDLAFVDSNRLTAKPALKLDLG, from the coding sequence GTGACGACCGCGGACGCGCAGCACGCCCGACCCGGAGGGCCGACCCGGGCCTGGCGCAGCTTCCGGCGCTGGCGGCGGAGCCGGCCGTTCTGGGGTGGCCTGTTCACCTTGCTCGCCGGAGCGGAGATCTTCGGCTCCACCCAGGCGACCCTGGCCGGCCTCACGCTGAAGATGGGCCCGACCGGTTTCCTCGCCTGGCTGATCCCCACCATCCTGGTGCTCTGCGGTCTGCTCCTGTGGCTCACCCCGCAGCAGCGGATCTTCTACTCGGTCATCGCGGCGGTGACGGCGGTCTACTCGCTGATCGGGGTGAACCTCGGCGGCTTCTTCATCGGCATGCTGCTCGGCATCGTGGGCTCGGCGCTCGGCTTCGCCTGGGTACCCGGCCGCTCGGCGGTCACCGCCGAGGAACCCGAACCGGCCGTCGACGACGGGCCGCGGCAGGGCGACGAGGCCGAGCCCGAGTTGGCCCTCGTCGACGAGCTGATGCCCCGGCAGCGCGAGGAGGAGACCACCGGCGTCCTCACCGACACGCTGCCCGAGCCGCGTAACCCGTTGCGCGAGGCGGCCCCGACCGAACCCGCCGACTCCACCCAGGACCTGCCGCCCGTCGGCCCGGACCCGGCCCACCGGGCCGCCCGGCACCGCGACCCGAGGTCGTACGCGATCCTGCTGGTCCTCGCCATGTCCATGGCCGGCCTGTTCGCGCTCCGCGGCGAGGAACGTGCGCTGGCCGCACCCGCAACCTGCCCGACCCCCGGCTCGGCCGCTCCGAGCCCGGCGACCCCGAGCCCGGCCGTCTCGGCCAGCCCGAGTCCGACGCCGGCCGAGACGGGTTCGGACGGCAACGTGCTCACCGGCGACTCCGGTGAGGCCGGCACGCCGCCGTCGCCCGAGCCGAAGGGATCGACCGCTCCCGCGGCGATCGTGGCCGTCGAGCCGACAGCTACCGAGACCGGTGCCACCCCTACCGCGAGCACCACTCCCAGCAGCGCGGCGCCGGAGCCGAGCGGCAGCTCCCCGGCGAAGCCCACCGCGCCGGGCAACCCGGACGCCGACCCGTGCGCCAGCCCGGCGCCGACGAAGCCGAAGCCGGTCGAGCCGGGTCAGCCACTGCCCCGGCTGGCCGCCGAGCCGAACCAGCCCCGGGTCGCCGCGAAGCCCGCCAAGCTCACCGGTTCCAAGGTGACCATGACCGGGCTGCGGTTCGAGGGCATCGTCGAGCTGCCCGCCGGTGACGGCACCCTCACGTGCCTGAAGTTCACCATGGCCAAGGGCGTGACGGACGACTTCGTCCTACGGGCCGACGGGCCGGCGGGCCGGACCCAGCGGTACGTCACCGACCAGCTCACCGTCGAGGGTGACGTCGCCTTCTACACCACCCGCTTCGTCGCGCGGCTCGCGGGCATCAAGGTCACCCTGACCCCGGACCTGCCGTTCCCGGACGGTATCCCGATCACCTCGCCGGTGCCCGTCACCTTCACCGACCCGGTGATCGACCTGGCGTTCGTCGACTCGAACAGGCTCACCGCCAAGCCGGCACTCAAGCTCGACCTGGGCTGA
- a CDS encoding tRNA adenosine deaminase-associated protein gives MSYFAAAVARVEGGWTADEVNLRGATDVDEVADRLRDVEPDADLSLLFVEADDTYLVILRLDEGEDLRVFGSDSAYADESRLGALLVGDLKAPVTGLEDTDEPRPAAGGDDESEQPAVDPEADPVGDADILADLGISTQKLLALCAHEGMMPADVTAEVCQVLGCADEVEALREV, from the coding sequence GTGTCGTACTTCGCTGCTGCCGTGGCGCGCGTCGAGGGCGGCTGGACCGCTGACGAGGTGAACCTGCGGGGCGCCACCGACGTCGACGAGGTCGCCGACCGGCTGCGCGACGTCGAGCCGGACGCCGACCTGTCCCTGCTCTTCGTCGAGGCCGACGACACGTACCTGGTGATCCTGCGCCTGGACGAGGGGGAGGACCTGCGGGTCTTCGGCTCCGATTCGGCGTACGCGGACGAGTCGCGGCTGGGCGCGCTGCTGGTCGGTGATCTGAAGGCCCCGGTCACCGGCCTGGAGGACACCGACGAGCCGCGGCCGGCCGCCGGTGGCGACGACGAGAGCGAGCAGCCGGCGGTGGATCCGGAGGCCGACCCGGTGGGCGACGCGGACATCCTCGCCGACCTGGGCATCTCGACGCAGAAGCTGCTGGCCCTCTGCGCCCACGAGGGGATGATGCCGGCCGACGTCACCGCCGAGGTCTGCCAGGTGCTCGGCTGTGCGGACGAGGTCGAGGCGCTGCGTGAGGTCTGA
- the deoD gene encoding purine-nucleoside phosphorylase, which produces MSTHIGAEPGEIAERVLMPGDPLRAKWIAETYLEDPRCYTTVRGMLGFTGRWNGVEVSVQGSGMGMPSASIYAHELINEYGVKSLIRVGSCGALREDLQLRDVIAAIGSSTDSNMNRMRFDGLIDYAPVADFGLLRTSVEVAERRGITMHVGPILAADAFYTDRPDLYDTLADYGVLAVEMESAALYTIAARFKARALTILTVSDHIKTGEKTTSAEREQTFSQMVEVALDTIIA; this is translated from the coding sequence ATGAGTACGCACATCGGCGCTGAGCCGGGAGAGATCGCCGAGCGGGTCCTGATGCCGGGCGACCCGCTGCGGGCCAAGTGGATCGCGGAGACCTACCTCGAAGACCCCCGCTGTTACACGACGGTCCGCGGCATGCTGGGCTTCACCGGCCGCTGGAACGGCGTCGAGGTCTCCGTCCAGGGCTCCGGCATGGGCATGCCCTCCGCCTCCATCTACGCCCACGAGCTGATCAACGAGTACGGCGTGAAGAGCCTGATCCGGGTCGGCTCCTGCGGCGCCCTCCGCGAGGACCTCCAACTGCGCGACGTGATCGCCGCGATCGGGTCGTCCACCGACTCGAACATGAACCGGATGCGCTTCGACGGGCTGATCGACTACGCCCCGGTCGCCGACTTCGGGCTGCTGCGTACCTCGGTCGAGGTCGCCGAGCGGCGCGGCATCACCATGCACGTCGGCCCGATCCTGGCGGCGGACGCCTTCTACACCGACCGGCCCGACCTCTACGACACCCTGGCCGACTACGGCGTGCTCGCGGTGGAGATGGAGTCCGCCGCGCTCTACACGATCGCGGCCCGGTTCAAGGCCCGGGCGCTGACCATCCTGACCGTCAGCGACCACATCAAGACCGGCGAGAAGACCACCTCCGCCGAGCGCGAGCAGACCTTCAGCCAGATGGTCGAGGTCGCCCTCGACACCATCATCGCCTGA
- a CDS encoding DUF6230 family protein: protein MRGGTRWRRFAAMAIPAAAAAGGIVFGMANGAIAANITVSGTEFKVGATRLEGDGFKQYGGVVYEKDNPKPVPIAISEIGHADLYNLCQSVDASLPGMPVVLRIEAGGGKEPATADGMLIAMESLAGDATFTKIKIGQDASDLSAAAPAGSFGQSADHVTITKLEQVARYTTAGTFNLKGLKLKVHAFGDAAGKQCF, encoded by the coding sequence ATGCGTGGCGGCACCCGCTGGCGTCGCTTCGCCGCGATGGCGATTCCCGCCGCGGCCGCCGCCGGCGGCATCGTCTTCGGCATGGCCAACGGTGCCATCGCCGCCAACATCACCGTCTCCGGCACGGAGTTCAAGGTGGGCGCGACCCGGCTCGAGGGCGACGGCTTCAAGCAGTACGGCGGCGTCGTGTACGAGAAGGACAACCCGAAGCCGGTGCCGATCGCGATTTCCGAGATCGGCCACGCGGACCTCTACAACCTCTGCCAGTCCGTCGACGCGAGCCTGCCCGGCATGCCCGTGGTGCTCCGGATCGAGGCCGGCGGTGGCAAGGAGCCCGCAACCGCCGACGGCATGCTGATCGCGATGGAGTCGCTCGCCGGCGACGCCACGTTCACCAAGATCAAGATTGGTCAGGACGCCAGCGACCTGAGCGCCGCCGCCCCGGCCGGCTCGTTCGGCCAGAGCGCCGACCACGTGACCATCACCAAGCTCGAGCAGGTCGCCCGCTACACCACGGCCGGCACCTTCAACCTCAAGGGCCTGAAGCTGAAGGTGCACGCGTTCGGCGACGCCGCCGGCAAGCAGTGCTTCTGA
- a CDS encoding nucleoside deaminase, with protein MRRALEVAVTGPDSAPAADGEAAVEDVPVGAVVYGPDGVELAVGRNERELTGDPTAHAEVLALRRAAERLGRWRLADCTLVVTLEPCTMCAGAISLARISTVVFGAWEPKTGAVGSLWDVLRDRRLTHRPEVYAGVLETESSALLRAFFR; from the coding sequence ATGCGCCGGGCGCTGGAGGTCGCGGTGACCGGCCCGGACAGCGCCCCGGCGGCGGACGGCGAGGCCGCGGTGGAGGACGTCCCGGTCGGCGCGGTCGTCTACGGTCCGGACGGCGTGGAACTGGCCGTCGGGCGCAACGAGCGGGAGCTGACCGGCGACCCGACCGCCCACGCCGAGGTGCTGGCGCTGCGCCGGGCCGCCGAGCGGCTGGGCCGGTGGCGGTTGGCGGACTGCACCCTGGTGGTGACGCTGGAGCCGTGCACGATGTGCGCCGGGGCGATCTCCCTGGCCCGGATCTCGACGGTGGTCTTCGGCGCGTGGGAGCCGAAGACGGGCGCGGTGGGGTCGCTCTGGGACGTGCTGCGGGACCGCCGCCTCACCCACCGCCCCGAGGTCTATGCCGGCGTCCTGGAGACGGAGAGCTCCGCGCTGCTGCGCGCCTTCTTCCGGTAA
- a CDS encoding TetR/AcrR family transcriptional regulator, with product MSSDGRVARGERTRTAALDAAVALATEAGLHGLSLAQLADSLGVSKSGLFAHWRSKEALQLATVDRAVAQWQERIVHPALRAPRGVRRLRAVHDARIDFYAARVLPGGCFFANTEFEYNARPGPVRDRLAAAFSQWAAFLERLVQEAVDLGELPADLDVPQLAYEIDALGISAVMRSRLLDPDTAYRHARRGLLNRLRPLCPDPTLLPEGPS from the coding sequence ATGTCCTCCGACGGCCGCGTCGCCCGCGGCGAGCGCACCCGCACCGCGGCGCTGGACGCCGCCGTGGCCCTGGCCACCGAGGCCGGTCTGCACGGGCTCTCCCTGGCGCAGCTCGCCGACAGCCTCGGGGTCAGCAAGTCCGGCCTGTTCGCGCACTGGCGGTCCAAGGAGGCCCTCCAACTGGCCACCGTCGACCGGGCCGTCGCGCAGTGGCAGGAGCGGATCGTCCACCCCGCCCTGCGCGCCCCTCGGGGCGTACGGCGGCTGCGGGCCGTGCACGACGCCCGGATCGACTTCTACGCCGCCCGGGTGCTCCCCGGGGGCTGCTTCTTCGCGAACACCGAGTTCGAGTACAACGCCCGCCCCGGCCCGGTCCGGGACCGGCTCGCCGCGGCGTTCAGCCAGTGGGCCGCCTTCCTCGAACGCCTCGTTCAGGAGGCCGTCGACCTCGGCGAGCTTCCCGCCGACCTGGACGTTCCCCAGTTGGCGTACGAGATCGACGCGCTCGGGATCAGCGCCGTGATGCGCTCCCGGCTGCTCGACCCGGACACCGCCTACCGGCACGCCCGCCGGGGCCTGCTCAACCGCCTACGGCCGCTGTGCCCCGATCCGACCCTGCTACCGGAAGGTCCCTCATGA
- a CDS encoding DUF885 domain-containing protein, with protein MGRIDDLANRYVADWAALSPTGATYVGIAGYDDQLDDLSPEGYAARADLVRRALADLDVTEPDSEAERTAKEAMQERLGLELARHDAGETTSEVNVIASALHDIRMVFDLMPTEGDDAKANIAARLNSFAGALEDYKRTLRESAAAGKISSQVQLVEVAKQCDIWTDPNGDDFFHGLAGRLGADGAFGAELRKGAAAATAATAEFGQFLRNELAPRGRQKQAAGRERYELASQYFLGAKVDLDETYAWGFAELARLEGEMRAVAARIVGPGATIDDAVRALDADPARTIQGKEAFRDWMQALADKAIGELHGTHFDIPEQVRRIECCLAPTSDGAIYYTGPSEDFSRPGRMWWAVPQGVTDFSTWREVTTVYHEGVPGHHLQVAQTAVRADLLNRWQRLLCWVSGHGEGWALYSERLMDELGYLEDPGDKLGMLDAQAFRAARVIVDIGMHLELEIPRDNPFGFHLGERWTPELGWEFMRAHCRVPDENLRFELNRYLGWPGQAPSYKVGERIWLQARDEAKARKGADFDLKEFHRQALDLGSLGLDPLRRALGRL; from the coding sequence GTGGGACGAATCGATGACCTCGCCAACCGGTATGTGGCCGACTGGGCCGCACTGAGCCCGACCGGTGCCACCTACGTCGGCATCGCCGGCTACGACGACCAGCTCGACGACCTTTCCCCGGAGGGGTACGCGGCCCGCGCCGACCTGGTTCGACGCGCCCTGGCCGACCTCGACGTGACCGAGCCGGACTCGGAGGCCGAGCGGACCGCCAAGGAGGCGATGCAGGAACGCCTCGGCCTGGAACTCGCGCGGCACGACGCCGGCGAGACCACCAGCGAGGTCAACGTCATCGCCAGCGCGCTGCACGACATCCGCATGGTCTTCGACCTGATGCCGACCGAGGGCGACGACGCCAAGGCCAACATCGCCGCCCGGCTCAACAGCTTCGCCGGTGCGCTGGAGGACTACAAGCGCACCCTGCGCGAGTCGGCCGCGGCCGGGAAGATCAGCTCGCAGGTCCAGCTCGTCGAGGTCGCCAAGCAGTGCGACATCTGGACCGACCCGAACGGCGACGACTTCTTCCACGGCCTGGCCGGACGGCTCGGGGCGGACGGCGCATTCGGCGCCGAGCTGCGCAAGGGCGCCGCCGCCGCGACCGCGGCCACCGCCGAGTTCGGTCAGTTCCTCCGGAACGAGTTGGCCCCCCGGGGCCGGCAGAAGCAGGCCGCCGGGCGGGAGCGGTACGAGCTGGCCTCGCAGTACTTCCTCGGCGCCAAGGTCGACCTCGACGAGACGTACGCCTGGGGTTTCGCGGAGCTGGCTCGCCTGGAGGGCGAGATGCGGGCGGTGGCCGCCCGGATCGTCGGGCCCGGCGCGACCATCGACGACGCCGTACGCGCGCTGGACGCCGACCCGGCCCGCACCATTCAGGGCAAGGAGGCGTTCCGGGACTGGATGCAGGCGCTCGCCGACAAGGCGATCGGCGAGCTGCACGGCACCCACTTCGACATCCCCGAGCAGGTCCGCCGGATCGAGTGCTGCCTCGCGCCGACCAGCGACGGTGCGATCTACTACACCGGCCCGAGCGAGGACTTCTCCCGGCCGGGCCGGATGTGGTGGGCGGTGCCGCAGGGCGTCACCGACTTCTCCACCTGGCGCGAGGTGACCACGGTCTACCACGAGGGTGTGCCCGGCCACCACCTCCAGGTCGCCCAGACCGCCGTCCGCGCCGACCTGCTCAACCGCTGGCAGCGGCTGCTCTGCTGGGTTTCCGGGCACGGCGAGGGTTGGGCGCTCTACTCCGAGCGGCTGATGGACGAGCTGGGCTACCTGGAGGACCCGGGCGACAAGCTCGGCATGCTCGACGCGCAGGCGTTCCGCGCGGCCCGGGTGATCGTCGACATCGGCATGCACCTGGAGCTGGAGATCCCCCGGGACAACCCGTTCGGCTTCCACCTCGGCGAGCGCTGGACGCCCGAGCTGGGCTGGGAGTTCATGCGGGCGCACTGCCGGGTGCCGGACGAGAACCTGCGCTTCGAGCTGAACCGCTACCTGGGCTGGCCGGGGCAGGCCCCGTCGTACAAGGTGGGCGAGCGGATCTGGTTGCAGGCCCGGGATGAGGCGAAGGCCCGCAAGGGCGCCGACTTCGACCTCAAGGAGTTCCACCGCCAGGCGCTCGACCTGGGCTCGCTGGGGCTCGACCCGCTGCGCCGGGCGCTGGGCCGGCTCTAG
- a CDS encoding GH25 family lysozyme, with translation MLITAGLALGASIDTSQPVNAAGSSPDGGGWANAGVKPGARTSSLSASATTPPGYTIRGIDVSSHDHTLGPIDWPGVAANGYKFAYIKATEGQTYLNPYFAEDYRAAKAAGLLVGAYHFARPDSRNPVAEANYFIDNARFAKDRQTLVPMLDLEWPYWSGAPACYGLTPTELSNWIRAFSNQVRARIGRPVMIYTNTNWWNPCTGNDASFGDHPLDIAGYTATRPPLPAGWTTEAIWQYAPGNPSQPANHSQNVFNGDYAALTRLTGAPAAAAPVAFRARVNNRYVVAESAGAKPLIGNRTAVGLWEQFDMIDAGGGFVALRSRANGRYVVAESAGTKPLIANRTAIGPWEKFTVINNADGSISLRANANGRYVVAESAGTKPLIANRTAIGLWEKFSMVTTA, from the coding sequence CAAGCCGGGCGCGCGCACGAGTTCGCTCTCCGCGAGCGCCACCACGCCGCCCGGCTACACGATCCGTGGCATCGACGTCTCCAGCCACGACCACACCCTCGGCCCGATCGACTGGCCGGGCGTGGCGGCCAACGGGTACAAGTTCGCGTACATCAAGGCGACCGAGGGGCAGACCTACCTCAACCCCTACTTCGCCGAGGACTACCGTGCGGCCAAGGCGGCCGGACTGCTCGTCGGCGCCTACCACTTCGCGCGCCCGGACAGCCGCAACCCGGTCGCCGAGGCGAACTACTTCATCGACAACGCACGGTTCGCCAAGGACCGCCAGACTCTCGTGCCCATGCTGGACCTCGAATGGCCGTACTGGAGTGGCGCGCCGGCCTGCTACGGGCTGACCCCGACGGAGCTTTCCAACTGGATCCGAGCCTTCAGCAACCAGGTCAGGGCCCGCATCGGCCGGCCGGTGATGATCTACACCAACACCAACTGGTGGAACCCGTGCACCGGCAACGACGCGTCCTTCGGCGACCACCCGCTGGACATCGCGGGCTACACCGCCACCCGCCCGCCGCTGCCGGCCGGCTGGACGACGGAGGCCATCTGGCAGTACGCGCCCGGTAACCCCAGCCAGCCCGCCAACCACAGCCAGAACGTGTTCAACGGCGACTACGCCGCCCTCACCCGGCTCACCGGCGCACCGGCAGCCGCGGCGCCGGTCGCGTTCCGCGCCCGCGTCAACAACCGCTACGTCGTGGCCGAGAGCGCCGGCGCCAAGCCGCTGATCGGCAACCGGACCGCGGTCGGGCTCTGGGAACAGTTCGACATGATCGATGCGGGCGGCGGCTTCGTCGCTCTCCGCTCGCGGGCCAACGGCAGGTACGTGGTGGCGGAGAGCGCGGGCACCAAGCCGCTGATCGCCAACCGGACCGCGATCGGCCCGTGGGAGAAGTTCACGGTCATCAACAACGCGGACGGCAGCATCAGCCTCCGCGCCAACGCCAACGGCAGGTACGTGGTGGCGGAGAGCGCGGGCACCAAGCCACTGATCGCCAACCGGACCGCGATCGGGCTCTGGGAGAAGTTCTCCATGGTGACCACCGCGTGA
- a CDS encoding DMT family transporter codes for MTADLTPDRAALRSWLPGFLALGVIWGSSFLFIKVGVAELHPLHLTLYRVATGAATLLVVLAVLRDRLPREPRIWAHLLVVAAFGVSLPFTLFGFGEQRVESMLAGIWNATTPLIVLPLAVLVFRTERLTVRRAVGLGLGFVGVLVVLGVWEGVGGAHFTGQLMCLGAAAGYGVAIPYQKKFIAGSTYSGLSLSAAQLLVATAQLAVVAPLVAGAPPMPAGLSGQVVASVLALGALGTGLAFVINLRNIRVAGASTASTVTYLIPVFAVLVGALVLDERMNWHQPVGALIVLLGVAVAQGVLGRRRPRPVLGAAAVPATEPAAGA; via the coding sequence GTGACAGCGGATTTGACTCCTGACCGGGCGGCGCTGCGTAGCTGGTTGCCCGGCTTTCTCGCCCTTGGCGTGATCTGGGGCTCCAGCTTCCTCTTCATCAAGGTCGGGGTGGCCGAGTTGCATCCGCTGCACCTCACCCTCTACCGGGTCGCCACCGGTGCGGCGACCCTGCTGGTGGTGCTGGCCGTGTTGCGTGACCGGCTGCCCCGCGAGCCCCGGATCTGGGCGCACCTGCTGGTGGTCGCCGCCTTCGGCGTGTCCCTGCCGTTCACCCTCTTCGGCTTCGGCGAGCAGCGGGTGGAGTCGATGCTCGCCGGGATCTGGAACGCGACCACCCCGCTGATCGTGCTGCCGCTGGCGGTGCTGGTGTTCCGTACCGAGCGGCTGACCGTGCGGCGCGCGGTCGGGCTCGGGCTGGGCTTCGTCGGTGTTCTGGTGGTGCTCGGCGTCTGGGAGGGCGTCGGCGGGGCGCACTTCACCGGGCAGCTCATGTGCCTGGGGGCGGCGGCCGGCTACGGCGTCGCCATCCCGTACCAGAAGAAGTTCATCGCCGGCAGCACCTACTCCGGCCTGTCGCTGTCGGCGGCGCAGCTGCTGGTCGCGACGGCGCAGCTCGCGGTGGTCGCGCCGCTGGTGGCCGGGGCGCCGCCGATGCCGGCCGGCCTCTCCGGGCAGGTGGTCGCCAGCGTGCTGGCGCTCGGCGCGCTCGGCACCGGGCTGGCCTTCGTGATCAACCTGCGCAACATCCGGGTGGCCGGGGCGAGCACGGCGTCCACCGTCACGTACCTGATCCCGGTCTTCGCGGTGCTGGTCGGCGCGCTGGTGCTCGACGAGCGGATGAACTGGCACCAGCCGGTGGGCGCCCTGATCGTGCTGCTCGGCGTGGCGGTCGCGCAGGGGGTGCTCGGCCGGCGCCGGCCGCGGCCCGTGCTCGGTGCCGCTGCCGTGCCGGCCACGGAGCCGGCTGCCGGGGCCTGA
- a CDS encoding M23 family metallopeptidase — MRSRSIGRRTRAAYPVLLLLLPALAAGCAPGDRPTATSGNTWQDPSAVATAGQPAKPDAPSESASPSPTALRHVFPVRGDNVAYHPTHSAYPGTDIFANCGTPVVAVTDGRILEVSRVDRFDRRGPLGPYNGGLSVSLLGDDGVRYYGSHLSVIAAGIDPDVRVHAGQPLGKVGRTGNANNVCHLHFGISPQCQGHDDWWIRRGVIWPARYLDSWRKQGNREPAAEVTAWQHEHGCPKAPAKAGGAG, encoded by the coding sequence ATGCGCTCGCGATCGATCGGACGCCGCACGCGGGCGGCGTACCCGGTCCTGCTGCTGCTCCTGCCGGCCCTGGCCGCCGGGTGCGCCCCCGGCGACCGGCCCACGGCCACCTCGGGCAACACGTGGCAGGATCCGAGCGCCGTGGCCACCGCCGGGCAGCCCGCCAAGCCGGACGCGCCGTCGGAATCCGCGTCGCCGAGCCCGACGGCCCTGCGGCACGTCTTCCCGGTACGCGGAGACAACGTCGCCTACCATCCGACGCACTCGGCGTACCCCGGGACGGACATCTTCGCCAACTGCGGCACTCCGGTCGTCGCGGTCACCGACGGCCGGATCCTTGAGGTGAGCCGGGTGGACCGGTTCGACCGGCGCGGCCCGCTCGGGCCGTACAACGGGGGCCTGTCGGTCTCCCTGCTCGGCGACGACGGGGTCCGCTACTACGGGTCGCACCTGAGCGTCATCGCCGCCGGCATCGACCCGGACGTACGCGTTCACGCCGGCCAGCCGCTCGGCAAGGTCGGCCGCACCGGCAACGCCAACAACGTGTGTCACCTGCACTTCGGCATCTCCCCGCAGTGCCAGGGCCATGACGACTGGTGGATCCGTCGGGGCGTGATCTGGCCGGCCAGATACCTGGACTCGTGGCGGAAGCAGGGCAACCGTGAGCCGGCCGCCGAGGTGACCGCCTGGCAGCACGAACACGGCTGCCCCAAGGCACCGGCCAAGGCCGGCGGGGCCGGCTGA
- a CDS encoding acyl-CoA thioesterase translates to MSHAIVDRPAVEFGHVEHVPVHFDDLDAMGILHNARYAVLLERALTPYWAERGVAFRAGRQSAPDVFHAVREFTITYRAPVTGTGPVAVHFWLDHFGTTSARYAFEFRSVNGDTLHADGTRSIVRLDPATMRPTAWTETARTVAATLLRP, encoded by the coding sequence ATGAGCCACGCCATCGTCGACCGCCCCGCCGTCGAGTTCGGTCACGTCGAGCACGTACCGGTGCACTTCGACGACCTCGACGCCATGGGCATCCTGCACAACGCCCGGTACGCGGTGCTGCTGGAACGGGCCCTGACGCCGTACTGGGCCGAGCGTGGCGTCGCCTTCCGGGCCGGCCGGCAGAGCGCCCCCGACGTCTTCCACGCGGTACGCGAGTTCACCATCACCTACCGCGCGCCGGTCACCGGTACCGGGCCGGTCGCCGTGCACTTCTGGCTCGATCACTTCGGCACCACCAGCGCCCGGTACGCCTTCGAGTTCCGCTCGGTAAACGGGGACACCCTGCACGCCGACGGCACCCGGTCGATCGTCCGGCTGGACCCGGCGACCATGCGCCCCACCGCGTGGACCGAGACCGCCCGGACAGTCGCCGCGACCCTGCTGCGCCCTTGA
- a CDS encoding PHP domain-containing protein, with the protein MTARDPIADLRRIAFLLEKANEATYRVRAFRSAANGLAALPAGEVAERARTGKLTELSGVGDVTARCVVESLAGEEPVYLRRLVATEGTDLDAAAAALRDALRGDCHTHSDWSDGGSPIEEMALAAVELGHEYLVLTDHSPRLKVARGLTAERLRKQLDHVAAVNDALPKGFRILTGIEVDILADGSLDQEEELLARLDVVVGSVHSGLNDDRAKMTRRMLTAVANPHLDILGHCTGRMVSSRPAGVTGPGDRGHRARTRGESDFDADAVFAACAERGVAVEINSRPERQDPPKRLIRRALEAGCRFAINTDAHAPGQLDWQRFGCQRAALCGVPANRVVNTWKADRLLKWARTRG; encoded by the coding sequence ATGACTGCCCGGGATCCCATCGCCGACCTGCGTCGGATCGCGTTCCTGCTGGAGAAGGCGAACGAGGCCACCTACCGGGTCCGGGCGTTCCGGTCGGCGGCCAACGGGCTCGCCGCGCTGCCCGCCGGAGAGGTGGCCGAGCGGGCGCGCACCGGCAAGCTGACCGAGCTGTCCGGCGTGGGCGACGTCACGGCCCGCTGCGTGGTCGAGTCGCTGGCCGGCGAGGAGCCGGTCTATCTGCGCCGGCTGGTCGCCACCGAGGGCACCGACCTGGACGCGGCCGCGGCGGCGCTGCGGGACGCGCTGCGGGGCGACTGCCACACCCACTCCGACTGGTCGGACGGCGGCTCACCGATCGAGGAGATGGCCCTGGCGGCGGTCGAGCTGGGGCACGAGTACCTGGTGCTGACCGACCACTCGCCCCGGCTGAAGGTTGCCCGGGGGCTGACCGCGGAGCGGCTGCGCAAGCAGCTCGACCACGTGGCGGCGGTGAACGACGCGCTGCCGAAGGGTTTCCGCATCCTCACCGGCATCGAGGTGGACATCCTCGCCGACGGGTCGCTGGACCAGGAGGAGGAGCTACTGGCCCGGCTCGACGTGGTGGTCGGCTCGGTGCACAGCGGCCTGAACGACGACCGGGCGAAGATGACCCGGCGGATGCTCACCGCCGTGGCGAACCCGCACCTGGACATCCTCGGCCACTGCACCGGCCGGATGGTGTCGTCCCGGCCGGCCGGGGTGACGGGGCCGGGCGACCGGGGGCACCGGGCCCGTACCCGCGGCGAGAGCGACTTCGACGCGGACGCCGTCTTCGCGGCCTGCGCGGAACGCGGCGTGGCGGTCGAGATCAATTCCCGCCCGGAGCGGCAGGACCCGCCGAAGCGGCTGATCCGCCGCGCCCTGGAGGCCGGCTGCCGGTTCGCCATCAACACCGACGCGCACGCCCCCGGTCAGCTGGACTGGCAGCGGTTCGGCTGCCAGCGCGCGGCACTCTGCGGCGTGCCGGCGAACCGGGTGGTCAACACCTGGAAGGCGGATCGCCTGCTCAAATGGGCCCGCACCCGGGGCTGA